One window of the Fibrobacter sp. UWB4 genome contains the following:
- the tig gene encoding trigger factor: MSAEIKETSATVRTLEISIPQGDLKAPFEKKLSQYKKQVALKGFRQGQVPKSMILKQFGPSIRHEAVDEVVNTIVQDSLKKANIIPVGKMVVKEFNDDEKNDITLKVEVEVDPEIDIKGYADTGITVPATAVHEEEVQAEFDRLMQMWSKDEHVDREAKKGDVVVGDYIEVVIDGEKQELPENKEFRSLLGESASPGFDEGLMGSKAGDKKEINFKYPDDHKDERYRGKTAQFNVEIKDVREIVPPTLDEEFCKQIGVKDEADLRNNLAESLAAQKKDAAKNKSINEAIDKLIEANPFEVPKARIYDLIKWTLNRNAQSEKDVVEPTEEQINELSGEATREIKKHRILEFVATKEKIKPTQAAVDERLQQMANAYHVEFENLKNHFRQSGRINQLRDELRFQMAADFIVGIRPAAEETK, translated from the coding sequence AAGCGCCACCGTGCGCACCCTTGAAATTTCGATCCCGCAGGGTGATCTCAAGGCACCGTTCGAAAAGAAGCTTTCCCAGTACAAGAAGCAGGTCGCCTTGAAGGGCTTCCGCCAGGGTCAAGTTCCGAAGTCCATGATCCTGAAGCAGTTTGGACCCTCCATCCGTCACGAAGCGGTTGATGAAGTCGTGAACACGATTGTTCAGGATTCTCTTAAGAAGGCTAACATCATTCCGGTTGGCAAGATGGTTGTGAAGGAATTCAACGATGACGAAAAGAACGACATCACACTGAAGGTCGAAGTCGAAGTTGATCCGGAAATCGATATCAAGGGCTACGCTGACACGGGCATCACCGTTCCGGCTACCGCCGTCCACGAAGAAGAAGTTCAGGCCGAATTCGACCGCCTCATGCAGATGTGGAGCAAGGACGAACACGTTGACCGCGAAGCCAAGAAGGGCGACGTTGTCGTTGGCGACTATATCGAAGTTGTTATTGATGGTGAAAAGCAGGAACTCCCGGAAAACAAGGAATTCCGCTCCCTCCTCGGCGAATCCGCAAGTCCTGGATTCGATGAAGGCCTCATGGGTTCTAAGGCCGGCGACAAGAAGGAAATCAACTTCAAGTATCCGGATGACCACAAGGACGAACGCTACCGCGGCAAGACCGCTCAGTTCAACGTCGAAATCAAGGACGTTCGCGAAATCGTTCCGCCGACTTTGGACGAAGAATTCTGCAAGCAGATTGGCGTGAAGGACGAAGCTGACTTGAGAAACAACCTCGCCGAAAGCCTCGCTGCTCAGAAGAAGGACGCTGCCAAGAACAAGTCCATCAACGAAGCTATCGACAAGCTCATCGAAGCTAACCCGTTCGAAGTGCCGAAGGCTCGTATCTACGACCTCATCAAGTGGACCTTGAACCGCAATGCCCAGAGCGAAAAGGACGTTGTCGAACCGACCGAAGAACAGATAAACGAACTCTCCGGCGAAGCAACCCGCGAAATCAAGAAGCACCGCATCCTCGAATTCGTTGCCACGAAGGAAAAGATCAAGCCGACTCAGGCTGCCGTTGATGAACGCCTCCAGCAGATGGCTAACGCTTACCACGTGGAATTCGAAAACTTGAAGAACCACTTCCGCCAGTCTGGCCGCATCAACCAGCTGCGCGACGAACTTCGCTTCCAGATGGCTGCTGACTTCATCGTCGGTATCCGCCCGGCTGCAGAAGAAACAAAGTAA
- a CDS encoding ATP-dependent Clp protease proteolytic subunit, which yields MIIPTVIETTGRGERAYDIYSRLLKERIIFLGTPINDEVANNVMAQLIFLEYENPEKDITLYINSPGGYVSAGLAIYDTMQHVRPNIATICIGSCASMAAVLLAAGTKGKRYALPHSRIMLHQPSGAATGQSTDIQITAKEIIRTKDTLTEIVAKHTGKPVEEVREKTDRDFYMSPEEAKAFGVIDEIFVPRKEGI from the coding sequence ATGATCATCCCTACCGTCATTGAAACTACCGGGCGCGGCGAACGCGCTTACGATATCTATTCCAGACTCCTCAAGGAACGTATCATTTTTTTGGGCACTCCGATTAACGACGAAGTGGCGAACAACGTCATGGCCCAGCTGATTTTCCTTGAATACGAGAATCCGGAAAAGGATATCACGCTGTATATCAACAGCCCGGGTGGTTACGTGTCGGCAGGGCTTGCCATTTATGATACCATGCAGCACGTACGCCCGAATATCGCTACGATCTGCATTGGTAGTTGTGCTTCGATGGCCGCCGTGCTCCTTGCTGCAGGGACGAAGGGCAAGCGCTATGCGCTCCCGCATTCCCGCATCATGTTGCACCAGCCGTCGGGTGCTGCTACTGGACAATCTACAGATATTCAGATTACCGCCAAGGAAATTATCCGCACGAAGGATACCCTTACCGAAATTGTCGCGAAGCATACCGGAAAGCCGGTCGAAGAAGTCCGCGAGAAGACGGACCGCGACTTTTACATGAGCCCGGAAGAAGCAAAGGCCTTTGGCGTCATCGATGAAATTTTTGTGCCGCGTAAAGAGGGTATTTAA